A genomic region of Caenorhabditis elegans chromosome V contains the following coding sequences:
- the R04F11.5 gene encoding Mitochondrial import inner membrane translocase subunit Tim29 (Confirmed by transcript evidence), translating to MAAASVKGFFQRTGISIKEYFKRMGNDYATVARETVQGCKDRPVKAGVVFSGLGFLTYAYQTNPTELEMYDYLCERRQKLVLVPNSEHNPATTKELTARDFLISQNRLHYYNLWFFSLLVASDYNDKLRIYSSQDSNLKDWPWTELWRNIVDIGALGRWHRMETAFVDYDVNTDEIDLLPDGDKN from the exons ATGGCTGCTGCTTCAGTGAAAGGCTTTTTCCAGCGGACCGGAATCAGCATCAAAGAATATTTTAAACGAATGGGAAATGATTATGCTACTGTAGCTAGGGAAACTGTCCAAGGATGTAAAGATAGACCTGTTAAAGCTG GAGTTGTTTTCTCTGGGCTCGGTTTTTTAACCTATGCATATCAGACAAATCCAACAGAGCTGGAAATGTATGATTATTTATGCGAGAGACGACAAAAGTTAGTTTTGGTCCCGAATTCTGAGCATAATCCGGCTACAA CTAAAGAATTAACTGCTCGCGACTTTCTCATCAGCCAAAATCGATTGCATTATTACAATCTCTGGTTCTTTTCGCTCTTGGTTGCTAGCGATTACAACGATAAACTTAGAATATATTCTTCACAAGATTCAAATCTAAAAGATTGGCCATGGACAGAGTTGTGGAGGAACATTGTTGACATTGGAGCTCTCGGTAGATGGCATCGTATGGAAACAGCATTTGTTGATTATGATGTTAATACTGACGAGATTGATTTGCTGCCTGATGGCGACAAAAATTAG
- the R04F11.2 gene encoding ATP synthase F(0) complex subunit e, mitochondrial (Confirmed by transcript evidence): protein MSAPLKHPNAVVLQPPTVTISPLIRFGRYAALSLGVVYGFFRLRQIREYHADIREWDHEKAVAAAEEAAKKKKWLAKDEMRYLMQVVNIPFEEGVKQFGVADLYKED from the exons atgtcgGCCCCACTCAAACATCCGAACGCTGTGGTTCTCCAGCCACCAACGGTCACCATCTCCCCACTTATCCGTTTCGGACGTTATGCGGCGCTCTCCCTTGGAGTTGTCTATG gatttttccGTCTTCGCCAGATTCGCGAGTACCACGCCGATATTCGTGAGTGGGATCACGAAAAGGCTGTTGCCGCTGCAGAGGAAGCCgccaagaagaagaagtggcTTGCCAAGGACGAGATGAGATACCTCATGCAG GTTGTCAACATTCCTTTCGAAGAGGGAGTCAAGCAATTCGGAGTTGCCGATCTCTACAAGGAGGATTAA
- the twk-13 gene encoding Potassium channel domain-containing protein (Partially confirmed by transcript evidence), whose translation MKQFVAVPSTSRSGTMKQPLIGTFIAPPPIPPSLPQSYRESDFSNRNSMHTARSTHLDDAERLNLYLDKEEGEIENLEEEIDETTEKKWWLRTKRWFRLALPHFGLVLLSIGYTLIGALCFHHYEKPYEQQLRNETSRRIGELKNRVMDQLWRMSNNGTAYSTWRQTANDGMDELIRDVFWDYTRNYMTPDDVIYGDGPIKWSFMSSIFFSWTAITTIGYGHIVPRTDEGRVAIIFYALLGIPLILVTIADIGRFLATYIIKLHHGYMAVMSFVTNSCLKCIKWACCWIRLPRRHIPMPTLELLQRTQKLYPNNNNPTVAATAASAGGGTGRRKKQQRDNVSDAGTFDNISEINDGSEGGENENEGEEEEQIQFDPSNHEKRVSVLFILLIMLGYVAGGAYIVRWWEEWTFFEAFYFCFVTVTTIGFGDIVPANVDWLPATLAYIVFGLIITTMCIDLVGSEYIRDIHFYGRSLGRQFMTIGGKVVHLGEVFGYVAFLQKNYGLTAEQLTKLSQLPEEYLLDCLINGRQPDLNWIGGRPYVPPDIYYFKWIEHPRTLSFASDRVLQSMESLDLNTSRCSTARTLTPREYYQKILFQYCKQLQPEEPIADIDN comes from the exons tgcgGAACGGCTGAATCTCTACTTGGACAAAGAGGAAGgtgaaatcgaaaatttagaaGAAGAGATCGACGAAACAACAGAAAAGAAATGGTGGTTAAGGACAAAAAGG TGGTTTCGATTGGCATTACCTCACTTCGGGCTTGTCCTTTTGTCGATTGGGTACACACTTATAGGAGCGTTATGTTTTCACCat TATGAGAAACCTTACGAACAACAACTTCGAAACGAAACATCTCGAAGGATAGgagaactgaaaaatcgagtaATGGATCAGTTATGGAGAATGAGTAATAACGGGACAGCATATTCCACGTGGAGACAAACTGCAAACGATGG aatggaTGAACTGATACGAGATGTGTTTTGGGATTATACGAGGAATTATATGACACCAGACGATGTAATCTACGGTGATGGTCCAATTAAATGGTCGTTTATGTCGAGCATATTTTTCTCATGGACTGCTATAACGACAATAG gataTGGTCACATCGTTCCTCGAACCGATGAAGGACGTGTTGCAATCATTTTCTACGCACTTCTTGGTATTCCACTCATCCTTGTCACAATAGCTGATATCGGACGATTTCTTGCCA CTTATATTATAAAATTACATCACGGTTACATGGCAGTCATGTCGTTTGTCACAAATTCCTGCTTGAAATGCATCAAATGGGCTTGTTGCTGGATTCGATTACCACGAAGGCATATTCCAATGCCAACATTGGAATTATTACAAAGAACACAGAAGTTATATCCAAACAACAATAATCCTACAGTGGCAGCCACCGCTGCAAGTGCTGGAGGTGGTACCGGTAGAAGGAAAAAGCAGCAAAGAGACAATGTCAGTGATGCTGGCACTTTTgata atatcaGTGAAATCAACGATGGTAGTGAAGGTGGTGAGAATGAGAATGAAGGAGAGGAAGAAGAGCAAATTCAGTTTGATCCATCAAATCACGAGAAACGAGTTTCAGTTCTATTTATTCTACTTATCATGCTGG GTTACGTTGCGGGTGGTGCCTATATAGTTCGTTGGTGGGAGGAATGGACATTCTTCGaagcattttatttttgttttgttacgGTTACAACAATCG GGTTTGGTGACATTGTACCTGCAAATGTTGATTGGCTTCCAGCAACACTTGCATATATTGTCTTTGGACTCATAATCACAACTATGTGCATTG acttggTCGGAAGTGAATATATCCGAGATATTCATTTTTACGGACGAAGTCTTGGTCGTCAATTCATGACAATTGGTGGAAAAGTGGTACATCTTGGAGAAGTATTTGGATACGTGGCATTCCTTCAAAAGAATTATGGATTGACTGCTGAGCAACTTACAAAATTATCTCAATTACCAGAAGAATATCTATTAGATTGTCTGATAAATGGAAGACAGCCTGATTTGAATTGGATTGGAGGACGACCATATGTACCACCAGATatatattatttcaaatgGATTGAACATCCAAGGACACTTTCATTTGCATCTGATCGAGTTTTGCAGAGTATGGAGAGTCTTGATTTGAATACTAGCAG ATGCTCCACCGCTCGAACATTGACACCTCGAGAATATTATCAGAAGATTCTTTTCCAGTACTGTAAACAACTTCAACCGGAAGAACCTATTGCTGACATCGACAATTAA
- the twk-13 gene encoding Potassium channel domain-containing protein (Confirmed by transcript evidence), with the protein MFARAKFAHHIYRRAERLNLYLDKEEGEIENLEEEIDETTEKKWWLRTKRWFRLALPHFGLVLLSIGYTLIGALCFHHYEKPYEQQLRNETSRRIGELKNRVMDQLWRMSNNGTAYSTWRQTANDGMDELIRDVFWDYTRNYMTPDDVIYGDGPIKWSFMSSIFFSWTAITTIGYGHIVPRTDEGRVAIIFYALLGIPLILVTIADIGRFLATYIIKLHHGYMAVMSFVTNSCLKCIKWACCWIRLPRRHIPMPTLELLQRTQKLYPNNNNPTVAATAASAGGGTGRRKKQQRDNVSDAGTFDNISEINDGSEGGENENEGEEEEQIQFDPSNHEKRVSVLFILLIMLGYVAGGAYIVRWWEEWTFFEAFYFCFVTVTTIGFGDIVPANVDWLPATLAYIVFGLIITTMCIDLVGSEYIRDIHFYGRSLGRQFMTIGGKVVHLGEVFGYVAFLQKNYGLTAEQLTKLSQLPEEYLLDCLINGRQPDLNWIGGRPYVPPDIYYFKWIEHPRTLSFASDRVLQSMESLDLNTSRCSTARTLTPREYYQKILFQYCKQLQPEEPIADIDN; encoded by the exons ATGTTCGCACGCGCGAAATTCGCCCATCACATCTATCGGCG tgcgGAACGGCTGAATCTCTACTTGGACAAAGAGGAAGgtgaaatcgaaaatttagaaGAAGAGATCGACGAAACAACAGAAAAGAAATGGTGGTTAAGGACAAAAAGG TGGTTTCGATTGGCATTACCTCACTTCGGGCTTGTCCTTTTGTCGATTGGGTACACACTTATAGGAGCGTTATGTTTTCACCat TATGAGAAACCTTACGAACAACAACTTCGAAACGAAACATCTCGAAGGATAGgagaactgaaaaatcgagtaATGGATCAGTTATGGAGAATGAGTAATAACGGGACAGCATATTCCACGTGGAGACAAACTGCAAACGATGG aatggaTGAACTGATACGAGATGTGTTTTGGGATTATACGAGGAATTATATGACACCAGACGATGTAATCTACGGTGATGGTCCAATTAAATGGTCGTTTATGTCGAGCATATTTTTCTCATGGACTGCTATAACGACAATAG gataTGGTCACATCGTTCCTCGAACCGATGAAGGACGTGTTGCAATCATTTTCTACGCACTTCTTGGTATTCCACTCATCCTTGTCACAATAGCTGATATCGGACGATTTCTTGCCA CTTATATTATAAAATTACATCACGGTTACATGGCAGTCATGTCGTTTGTCACAAATTCCTGCTTGAAATGCATCAAATGGGCTTGTTGCTGGATTCGATTACCACGAAGGCATATTCCAATGCCAACATTGGAATTATTACAAAGAACACAGAAGTTATATCCAAACAACAATAATCCTACAGTGGCAGCCACCGCTGCAAGTGCTGGAGGTGGTACCGGTAGAAGGAAAAAGCAGCAAAGAGACAATGTCAGTGATGCTGGCACTTTTgata atatcaGTGAAATCAACGATGGTAGTGAAGGTGGTGAGAATGAGAATGAAGGAGAGGAAGAAGAGCAAATTCAGTTTGATCCATCAAATCACGAGAAACGAGTTTCAGTTCTATTTATTCTACTTATCATGCTGG GTTACGTTGCGGGTGGTGCCTATATAGTTCGTTGGTGGGAGGAATGGACATTCTTCGaagcattttatttttgttttgttacgGTTACAACAATCG GGTTTGGTGACATTGTACCTGCAAATGTTGATTGGCTTCCAGCAACACTTGCATATATTGTCTTTGGACTCATAATCACAACTATGTGCATTG acttggTCGGAAGTGAATATATCCGAGATATTCATTTTTACGGACGAAGTCTTGGTCGTCAATTCATGACAATTGGTGGAAAAGTGGTACATCTTGGAGAAGTATTTGGATACGTGGCATTCCTTCAAAAGAATTATGGATTGACTGCTGAGCAACTTACAAAATTATCTCAATTACCAGAAGAATATCTATTAGATTGTCTGATAAATGGAAGACAGCCTGATTTGAATTGGATTGGAGGACGACCATATGTACCACCAGATatatattatttcaaatgGATTGAACATCCAAGGACACTTTCATTTGCATCTGATCGAGTTTTGCAGAGTATGGAGAGTCTTGATTTGAATACTAGCAG ATGCTCCACCGCTCGAACATTGACACCTCGAGAATATTATCAGAAGATTCTTTTCCAGTACTGTAAACAACTTCAACCGGAAGAACCTATTGCTGACATCGACAATTAA
- the twk-13 gene encoding Potassium channel domain-containing protein (Confirmed by transcript evidence) — MLNPMYMNHRASTPNPQVSYQPSTSSFQRHHRPSSPGISLGPPSSPPSLYNLQQIASATGVDQQNNDVEELSAERLNLYLDKEEGEIENLEEEIDETTEKKWWLRTKRWFRLALPHFGLVLLSIGYTLIGALCFHHYEKPYEQQLRNETSRRIGELKNRVMDQLWRMSNNGTAYSTWRQTANDGMDELIRDVFWDYTRNYMTPDDVIYGDGPIKWSFMSSIFFSWTAITTIGYGHIVPRTDEGRVAIIFYALLGIPLILVTIADIGRFLATYIIKLHHGYMAVMSFVTNSCLKCIKWACCWIRLPRRHIPMPTLELLQRTQKLYPNNNNPTVAATAASAGGGTGRRKKQQRDNVSDAGTFDNISEINDGSEGGENENEGEEEEQIQFDPSNHEKRVSVLFILLIMLGYVAGGAYIVRWWEEWTFFEAFYFCFVTVTTIGFGDIVPANVDWLPATLAYIVFGLIITTMCIDLVGSEYIRDIHFYGRSLGRQFMTIGGKVVHLGEVFGYVAFLQKNYGLTAEQLTKLSQLPEEYLLDCLINGRQPDLNWIGGRPYVPPDIYYFKWIEHPRTLSFASDRVLQSMESLDLNTSRCSTARTLTPREYYQKILFQYCKQLQPEEPIADIDN; from the exons ATGTTGAATCCAATGTATATGAATCATCGAGCATCGACCCCAAATCCTCAAGTATCATATCAACCATCCACATCGTCGTTTCAACGTCATCATCGTCCATCTTCACCAGGAATTTCATTAGGACCACCTTCATCCCCACCTTCTCTGTATAATTTACAACAAATTGCGTCGGCAACCGGAGTAGATCAACAAAATAATGACGTCGAAGAACTGAG tgcgGAACGGCTGAATCTCTACTTGGACAAAGAGGAAGgtgaaatcgaaaatttagaaGAAGAGATCGACGAAACAACAGAAAAGAAATGGTGGTTAAGGACAAAAAGG TGGTTTCGATTGGCATTACCTCACTTCGGGCTTGTCCTTTTGTCGATTGGGTACACACTTATAGGAGCGTTATGTTTTCACCat TATGAGAAACCTTACGAACAACAACTTCGAAACGAAACATCTCGAAGGATAGgagaactgaaaaatcgagtaATGGATCAGTTATGGAGAATGAGTAATAACGGGACAGCATATTCCACGTGGAGACAAACTGCAAACGATGG aatggaTGAACTGATACGAGATGTGTTTTGGGATTATACGAGGAATTATATGACACCAGACGATGTAATCTACGGTGATGGTCCAATTAAATGGTCGTTTATGTCGAGCATATTTTTCTCATGGACTGCTATAACGACAATAG gataTGGTCACATCGTTCCTCGAACCGATGAAGGACGTGTTGCAATCATTTTCTACGCACTTCTTGGTATTCCACTCATCCTTGTCACAATAGCTGATATCGGACGATTTCTTGCCA CTTATATTATAAAATTACATCACGGTTACATGGCAGTCATGTCGTTTGTCACAAATTCCTGCTTGAAATGCATCAAATGGGCTTGTTGCTGGATTCGATTACCACGAAGGCATATTCCAATGCCAACATTGGAATTATTACAAAGAACACAGAAGTTATATCCAAACAACAATAATCCTACAGTGGCAGCCACCGCTGCAAGTGCTGGAGGTGGTACCGGTAGAAGGAAAAAGCAGCAAAGAGACAATGTCAGTGATGCTGGCACTTTTgata atatcaGTGAAATCAACGATGGTAGTGAAGGTGGTGAGAATGAGAATGAAGGAGAGGAAGAAGAGCAAATTCAGTTTGATCCATCAAATCACGAGAAACGAGTTTCAGTTCTATTTATTCTACTTATCATGCTGG GTTACGTTGCGGGTGGTGCCTATATAGTTCGTTGGTGGGAGGAATGGACATTCTTCGaagcattttatttttgttttgttacgGTTACAACAATCG GGTTTGGTGACATTGTACCTGCAAATGTTGATTGGCTTCCAGCAACACTTGCATATATTGTCTTTGGACTCATAATCACAACTATGTGCATTG acttggTCGGAAGTGAATATATCCGAGATATTCATTTTTACGGACGAAGTCTTGGTCGTCAATTCATGACAATTGGTGGAAAAGTGGTACATCTTGGAGAAGTATTTGGATACGTGGCATTCCTTCAAAAGAATTATGGATTGACTGCTGAGCAACTTACAAAATTATCTCAATTACCAGAAGAATATCTATTAGATTGTCTGATAAATGGAAGACAGCCTGATTTGAATTGGATTGGAGGACGACCATATGTACCACCAGATatatattatttcaaatgGATTGAACATCCAAGGACACTTTCATTTGCATCTGATCGAGTTTTGCAGAGTATGGAGAGTCTTGATTTGAATACTAGCAG ATGCTCCACCGCTCGAACATTGACACCTCGAGAATATTATCAGAAGATTCTTTTCCAGTACTGTAAACAACTTCAACCGGAAGAACCTATTGCTGACATCGACAATTAA
- the twk-13 gene encoding Potassium channel domain-containing protein (Partially confirmed by transcript evidence) produces MPNLIAHRYVSLPQSYRESDFSNRNSMHTARSTHLDDAERLNLYLDKEEGEIENLEEEIDETTEKKWWLRTKRWFRLALPHFGLVLLSIGYTLIGALCFHHYEKPYEQQLRNETSRRIGELKNRVMDQLWRMSNNGTAYSTWRQTANDGMDELIRDVFWDYTRNYMTPDDVIYGDGPIKWSFMSSIFFSWTAITTIGYGHIVPRTDEGRVAIIFYALLGIPLILVTIADIGRFLATYIIKLHHGYMAVMSFVTNSCLKCIKWACCWIRLPRRHIPMPTLELLQRTQKLYPNNNNPTVAATAASAGGGTGRRKKQQRDNVSDAGTFDNISEINDGSEGGENENEGEEEEQIQFDPSNHEKRVSVLFILLIMLGYVAGGAYIVRWWEEWTFFEAFYFCFVTVTTIGFGDIVPANVDWLPATLAYIVFGLIITTMCIDLVGSEYIRDIHFYGRSLGRQFMTIGGKVVHLGEVFGYVAFLQKNYGLTAEQLTKLSQLPEEYLLDCLINGRQPDLNWIGGRPYVPPDIYYFKWIEHPRTLSFASDRVLQSMESLDLNTSRCSTARTLTPREYYQKILFQYCKQLQPEEPIADIDN; encoded by the exons tgcgGAACGGCTGAATCTCTACTTGGACAAAGAGGAAGgtgaaatcgaaaatttagaaGAAGAGATCGACGAAACAACAGAAAAGAAATGGTGGTTAAGGACAAAAAGG TGGTTTCGATTGGCATTACCTCACTTCGGGCTTGTCCTTTTGTCGATTGGGTACACACTTATAGGAGCGTTATGTTTTCACCat TATGAGAAACCTTACGAACAACAACTTCGAAACGAAACATCTCGAAGGATAGgagaactgaaaaatcgagtaATGGATCAGTTATGGAGAATGAGTAATAACGGGACAGCATATTCCACGTGGAGACAAACTGCAAACGATGG aatggaTGAACTGATACGAGATGTGTTTTGGGATTATACGAGGAATTATATGACACCAGACGATGTAATCTACGGTGATGGTCCAATTAAATGGTCGTTTATGTCGAGCATATTTTTCTCATGGACTGCTATAACGACAATAG gataTGGTCACATCGTTCCTCGAACCGATGAAGGACGTGTTGCAATCATTTTCTACGCACTTCTTGGTATTCCACTCATCCTTGTCACAATAGCTGATATCGGACGATTTCTTGCCA CTTATATTATAAAATTACATCACGGTTACATGGCAGTCATGTCGTTTGTCACAAATTCCTGCTTGAAATGCATCAAATGGGCTTGTTGCTGGATTCGATTACCACGAAGGCATATTCCAATGCCAACATTGGAATTATTACAAAGAACACAGAAGTTATATCCAAACAACAATAATCCTACAGTGGCAGCCACCGCTGCAAGTGCTGGAGGTGGTACCGGTAGAAGGAAAAAGCAGCAAAGAGACAATGTCAGTGATGCTGGCACTTTTgata atatcaGTGAAATCAACGATGGTAGTGAAGGTGGTGAGAATGAGAATGAAGGAGAGGAAGAAGAGCAAATTCAGTTTGATCCATCAAATCACGAGAAACGAGTTTCAGTTCTATTTATTCTACTTATCATGCTGG GTTACGTTGCGGGTGGTGCCTATATAGTTCGTTGGTGGGAGGAATGGACATTCTTCGaagcattttatttttgttttgttacgGTTACAACAATCG GGTTTGGTGACATTGTACCTGCAAATGTTGATTGGCTTCCAGCAACACTTGCATATATTGTCTTTGGACTCATAATCACAACTATGTGCATTG acttggTCGGAAGTGAATATATCCGAGATATTCATTTTTACGGACGAAGTCTTGGTCGTCAATTCATGACAATTGGTGGAAAAGTGGTACATCTTGGAGAAGTATTTGGATACGTGGCATTCCTTCAAAAGAATTATGGATTGACTGCTGAGCAACTTACAAAATTATCTCAATTACCAGAAGAATATCTATTAGATTGTCTGATAAATGGAAGACAGCCTGATTTGAATTGGATTGGAGGACGACCATATGTACCACCAGATatatattatttcaaatgGATTGAACATCCAAGGACACTTTCATTTGCATCTGATCGAGTTTTGCAGAGTATGGAGAGTCTTGATTTGAATACTAGCAG ATGCTCCACCGCTCGAACATTGACACCTCGAGAATATTATCAGAAGATTCTTTTCCAGTACTGTAAACAACTTCAACCGGAAGAACCTATTGCTGACATCGACAATTAA